DNA from Terriglobus tenax:
TCGTCGCCCTACGTGACTGCGATGGGCGGAACGATGTTCAACGAAGGCAGCACGACCGGCGCCACCACCTACTGGAGCGCATCGAACGGCACCAACCAGGGTTCCGCCCTGAGCTACATTCCTGAGGCGGTGTGGAACGAATACACCACGACGTATGGCCTGTCAGGCGGAGGCGGAGGCAAGAGCGACTACTTTGCCAAACCAACATGGCAAACCGGCACGGGCGTGCCCGCAGATTACGTACGCGACATTCCGGATCTCTCGTTGAATGCAGCCGCCAGCCATGACGGATATCTGGTGTGCCTCACAACCTACTGCGTCAACGGATATCGGGATGCGAACAGCAACCTGGCCTCATATGGAGGAACCTCGGTTTCCACACCGATCTTTGCCGGCATTCTTGCTCTCATCGAGCAGAAGACAGGTTCACGAATCGGTAATGCCAACCCGACGATCTATGCGCTGGCCAATAGCGCTTATTCCAGCGCGACCTTCCACGACATTACGACCGGCGATAACAAAATGCCGTGCCAGAGCGGTACGACGGATTGCCCAGCCGGTACGACCAGCATCGGCTACAGCGCAACCACGGGCTACGATCTGGCAACAGGCTGGGGATCGGTGGATGTCTCAAGCCTTGTCACAAACTGGAGTGCGGTATCCCCACTCTCCTCGGGCGGTTCCAGCACCTCCACAACGACGGTGAGTACCACGCCCACCAATGTGACGGCCGGAAACACGGTGACGGTCACGGTTTCGGTTGCCTCTGGCACGTCGGGCGTTACAACAACTCCCACCGGCACGGTGCAGATCCTGGTGGATGGCACGGCGACCGGCTCGGCGCTGACACTTAGCTCAGGAACGGCTTCGACAACTGTCGCGACTGCTTCCTTGTCCTCTGGCAATCACACGATCACGGCTTCCTACACCGGAGACACGACGTATACCGGATCGCTCGGTTCGGCCACAATCGATGTGGTTTCCACGAGCACGGCAGACTTTACTCTGACGCCTGCCAGCACAACGGTCACGGTCGCCTCCGGCAGCACGGCCAGCCCGGTGACCTTTACGGTAGCGTCCGTGAATGGGTTTGCGGGTTCTATCAGCTTTAGTGCTTCAACTACTTCCAGCAACCTGGCGGCACAGTACACCTTCTCCGCCTCTCCGGTTACTCTGACCAGCGGGGGAAGCGCGACAACCTCGCTGACTCTTTACGCCTATTCGTCGAGCGCCAGATCTACCAACGGTCTGACGCGCATCGCAAGCCAGCAGGCGAAGTTGACACGGGGTGGGGAACTGGCCGCCGGAGGTGCTGTGATGGTGGCGGGTCTGCTTTGCTTCCTGCTGCCGCGCAAGCGCCGTCTGCCTGTACTGCTGATGATCGGCTTCAGC
Protein-coding regions in this window:
- a CDS encoding protease pro-enzyme activation domain-containing protein, producing MRSPQLPSVRSIALSLAALFLAQSAALFAAQPTRRIASINDGQRVSLSGNVSPRVRSAADLGEMAGNQQLEQVTLRFSMTAAQETALTQLLQDQQNPNSPRYHQWLTPEQYGAQFGMSQSDLDQATTWLTSKGLTVTEVARGKNFITVSGSVTAMESAFQTSIHTMKVGTETRFANVTEPALPASLQAVVSGITGLDNFRLKPHARPRYTSSISGSHFIAPGDLYTIYNMNSLVTGGTNGSGVTVAVMGQTAIDTTQVATFRSLAGLSTNAPTLRLYGTSPGTVTDDLGEAMLDVEWSGAAAPSASILYVYSQDVVGTSLTQTINNNLAPIISISYGLCESGWGQSALNTYNALFRQANAQGQTIVGPTGDSGATDCDYNGGSTVVTQAQYGLAVDFPASSPYVTAMGGTMFNEGSTTGATTYWSASNGTNQGSALSYIPEAVWNEYTTTYGLSGGGGGKSDYFAKPTWQTGTGVPADYVRDIPDLSLNAAASHDGYLVCLTTYCVNGYRDANSNLASYGGTSVSTPIFAGILALIEQKTGSRIGNANPTIYALANSAYSSATFHDITTGDNKMPCQSGTTDCPAGTTSIGYSATTGYDLATGWGSVDVSSLVTNWSAVSPLSSGGSSTSTTTVSTTPTNVTAGNTVTVTVSVASGTSGVTTTPTGTVQILVDGTATGSALTLSSGTASTTVATASLSSGNHTITASYTGDTTYTGSLGSATIDVVSTSTADFTLTPASTTVTVASGSTASPVTFTVASVNGFAGSISFSASTTSSNLAAQYTFSASPVTLTSGGSATTSLTLYAYSSSARSTNGLTRIASQQAKLTRGGELAAGGAVMVAGLLCFLLPRKRRLPVLLMIGFSAVLTMGMSGCTNNTASSSSSSGSSGTTNTTKGTYTITVTATSSSTSSTVTSHSSQVTFVVN